TGTATACAACTTCTCCTCTGTACGATTTGTATTCATTATTAAGCACAGTAGCGACAGCGTAAACATCTCCCTTGCTTTCGAAATCAACGACCAATTGCCAAGGCTTCTTACCACTCAGCTTCCATGCGATCAAGCTATATCTCAACAAATTATCATATGCATTCAGAACTTTAGCTTTTTCCTCATCTCCAGCTCCAATCAAATCGCTGACTGCAAAGGCATTCAGATCATAAAAATCCACTTGATGCTTGCCTCTATAAATCGCATCGTAAGCATACACATCCGAAACGTTTTGACGCTTGTTCGATGTAGCCGTTCTAATGACATGCGATTGATAATTGCCATTGATACTGCTTGTATGCAGGATTCTTTTGCCTGAGGCTAGAAACTCTCCCAATGTTGGAATGTAACCAGACTGTATCGTATAAGTGTAGTTTTTTAAGTCAGAGTACTTATTCCACACTTTCTCAACATCCGACGCTCTTGTTTCCATTTGATTTTTCACCACCAAATACTTATTGGGATCATTCGCTAAAGATTGGGAAATTCTCTGCAAATAGAATTCTAAATCTTTATAAGGCCATCCCCAAGGAACTCTTTCGCCAATTCCATAGTGCGCAATAATGATCTTGCTGCCAAACAATGGCTTGTGATAGTCAAGCTCTATTCCTGTCATGCCATAAGACAATTGATCTTGAAAGCCTCTAATGTGGTTTTTCGCCACCCCAAATCCATCTCTGTCGGCACTGAATGTATTGTGCGAAGATGGAATGGTCACTTGATTCAAAGGATATCCAAACCAAGCGAAGTCCACTCTAAAAGTATTCGCCACAGGCTTTGGAGGAAGGTCTAATGTCTGTGCTTTGGATTTTGAGACACAAAAAACAAGGCACAGCAAGGCTAGTAAACATGTTCTTTTCATGATTAAATCATATAATGGTTAGAAATAAAATTGATTATTAGAAAGTATTAATTGATTGAAAAGAATTAAAACGATTGGAGCCCCCCTCAATGAGGGAAAGCCCCATCGCTAAAACATGAAACAAAACTCACTACCGCATTGCTGATCTACTTTTTGTCCCACCAAACTTTGACAAGGAAATCATGCTGTGAAGATTTTTCCTTGAAATTCTCAGTATTGTATAAAGTCTCGCTTTCCGGATATTTGCACTTTCTCGGCATCACTCCATTCGTTTCTCCCAGCAAGTACACACTCGCATCTTGACGCTGCTCTATTACTGGGTAACCTGTTCTTCGCCCTTCCGCATAAGTCTCTACCCCATTGTCTATCAGATCCACCCATTTCTGCATGATTATCATTTCCAGTTTTTCCTCTTCAGTACCCTCCAATGGCATAAAGCTATCGGCCATATACCTTGCTATAGAAACCGAATCCACTCCCCAAAATTCCATACTCATTCTGATCCCCGCTTTATAGGCGTCATTTGCTTTTTGCGCATCAGCGGATACTCCATTACCGCTTAAATAAGCTTCCGCCATAAGAAAGGAAACCTCTGAAGCTCCCATTACTCTATTCGGTCGATCCTGAACAGCAATTCCTTGTCCTATTCTCGAAAATTCACCTTGAGTAATGACCAAGCCATTTTCATATCCCACCACCAAAGCAGTGTCCACCAGCGGCTCAAAAAACAAATCATATCTTGGATCATTTTCCAAAAACTCAACCATTCGAATACTCGGATGCATCATATTTTCTTTTTCCTTTTGAAAAAGAGCACTCTCAAATTCATAGATCAACGCATTTTGATCATTATTCTCAATCAAATTACTTGAAAGCGCTTTTCCTATCTCTGATGCTGACAAACTTGCGTCAACATACCTCACTCGCATTCCCATTCTCAGTCTTAATGAATTTGCAAAGCGAAGCCAAGCATCTGCTTGTCCATCATACAGCCGATCAATTTCTTCAATTCCCGCATAATTTTCCACACCTTCCAATATGTTGATCGCTTCATCCAACATCCTGAACAGATCATTATATATTTCTTCCTGAGAATCATATGAAGCCTGCACCAAACCAGACACAGCCATGCCTGCCTCACTGTAAGGCACATCTCCATACATATCCGTCAACATATGGAAATGGAATATCTTGGCAATCAAAGCCACTGAGTAAATAAATGGACTACTCTCATCACCTTCAGGCTTTACTTTCTCAATCAAATCCACGATATCACGATATGCAGAATAGCTCTCGTTCCACGTTTTGGACTGTCCTTCATCGTATATATATCCTCTGGTATCACCGTAAGATCTAGCCCATTGATGCTGCCATTCACTGCCAACATTAAAACCTTGGCCATAACTTTGATGCAAATCACGAGTCACTTCCCCTAGTTGATACACAGGACTCACCTCTTCCAAGGCATTTCCATTGGTATTGAATTCCTCAAAATCTTTTTCACAAGCAGCCATAAATCCCGAAGCCGCTACAATCCAACCGATTCTTAGTATATTTTTTAATTTCATGGGTTACTGAATTAGAATTTAGAAAGATGCTTTGAATGTAAATGCATATGACCTAGTGCTAGGCCATGCTCCTGATTCAACGCCTAGAGAGTTAGTGCTTGTGCTGAAACGGTATGAATCCGGATCGAACAGATCAGACTCGGAATAAAGCAAGAAAAGGTTTCTACCAGTGAATGACAGACTTGCTCCTTGCAAAGAAAGACCTACTTTATTGGCAATGCTTGTCAAATCGTATGTCAAGCTAACTTCCCTTAACTTCACATATGAAGCGTCAACCAAGGTTGATTCGCCAGCCTTGTCTTTTTTCATTTCATCCCAATACATGAAAGGGTTCAAATACTTGGCATTCTCTCCTGCGTTCGGCGTTCCATCTTCATAAACGCTATTGCCAACCCAAGCTCCATAACCTCCTTCTGTGCTGTAAAGGTGTTCTTCATGAATATTTCCGTTCTCTCGGGCTTCTATCCAAGCATCTCTACCCTCCAAAGTCTTGGAAGTAGTTCCTCTTAAATTCATCCAAGTTTCTGACCATGATGTAATTTCTCCTCCAAAAGACATATCCACTAAAGCGCTCAACCTCCAATTCCCATACGAAAACTCATTTGCCAATGATCCTGTAAAATCAGGCATTACATTTCCTATGATTTGATCTTCCTCTTCGTACATTGGGTATCCATTTTCATCAACTATCACAACTCCAGCTTCATTGCGAAGAAATGCTCTGCCATAGATTGCGCCAAAAGGCTTATCTTTCTTAGCCAATACAGTCACACCTCGTCCCGTTCCTAAAACAATCTGGTCTGTGTCTTCATTAAATTCAACTACTTTGGAGTTATTTTGAGCATAGTTAAAAATTGCTCTCCATTGGAATTTATCCAATCTTACAGGAATTACCGACAAGCCTAATTCAACACCAGTATTCTGGATTTCGCCAGCATTAATAGCCCAACTACTGTAACCTGAACTAATCGCTAAAGGAGACGATGGCAATATTTGGTTAACGACATTGCTCTGATACCAAGTCAAATCCAAAGATACTCTGTCATTAATCAGCCCCATATCAAGACCTAACTCCACCGACTTGTTTCTCTCAGGTTTCAACTCCTCATTCCATACATTGGAAGGCAATGATGCATGAGCTCTTCCTAATTCGTCATTGTTGAAATTATAAAATCTCTTGGTCATATAAGGTTGAGTGTCATTTCCAACTTCGGCATATGAAGCTCTCAATTTCCCAAAAGACAAAATATTGCCTCTCCAATCAAATGCTTCTGAAAATACGAATGAACCGCTTACCGAAGGATATAAAAATGAATTGTTTCCTGAAGGCAAAGTAGAAGTCCAATCACTCCTTAAAGTCGCGTCTAAATTAGCTATGTTCTTATAGGAAAACGCAAGCATGCCATAAACAGAATTAACAGCTCTTTCCACCTCTGATTCATGTTGGTATTTTTGCTCAATGTTATTGAAAGAATTAAAATCCACAACTGTAAAATGAGTACCGTGCAATTCTTTATATGTAGTCTTCTCCTTTCTTCTATTTCCACCTGCATTCACTGACATAGAAAAGTCAGAGCCAAACTCTTTATCATAAGAAATCAAAAAATCTGTGTTCAACTCCGTCCGAATACCTGAAGAACTTGTCATCTGTCCATCAAAACGATAATATCTAGAATACTTTTCAGCAACTTTTCTTGCCTCCATATATGAATTATCCCAACCAATTCGTCCAAATGCTCTCAATCCCGGCAATATTTGAGCGCTTAACTTTACCATTCCATTCAATCGGTCCTGTTTATCATCATTTGGGTTTTCATAGAGCTCCCAATATGGGTTTCCAGCACTTGATCCTGTACTAGTACTCCATGCAACAGGCATATTATCACCAAAAGTTTTATGTTCATTATAAGCAACACCTGTCACAGGATATCTATAACGCTTTAAATCCTCCAAATAAAAACTTCTAGGGCCTGTCACCAATCCACTATATGCACCTCTTTGATTACCTAATGTCAAACGATTGTGAGTCGAACTAGTGGTATAAGCCAACTTGGCGTCCAAGTCAAAAATTCCAGCGATCTCTTGCGTCGCTCTCAAGCTCAAACCATACTTATCCTGCTTGGAAGTTGGCACTATGTCCTTAAGGTTGTTGGCCAAGACATTCATTCTTACGGAAGCTTTATCAGTAGCTCCTGTTATGCTTACATTATTGATAAAATTGACACCTGTTTGGAAAAAATTCTTGTAGTTGTCAGGTTGAGCTTCATACTTACGTATTGGTTCTTCCCGAATCCACTTCACTCGAACATCTTGGCCTTCAAATTTCGCTCCCCAACTCTTGTCATTATTTTTTGGCAAATATGGAGTTCCATCATCATCAACTCCGTCAAACTCCCCCAAAGTTTTGGCGCTACCTCCTTGACCGTATTCATTTTGCAAATCAGGAGTAAAAGCTATTTCCCTAATCACCATGCTTGAAGATATTTGCACGCCAAGGCCTTTTTTCTTAGTCCCTTTTTTCGTGGTAATCACTACAGCTCCATTAATCGCTCTTGATCCATATAAAGCGGATGCGTTAGCCCCCTTCAACACAGTAACACTTTCGATATCCTCTGGATTCAAATCACCAATACCGCTACCCAAATCAATGCCGTTGCCACTACTGCCTTGTCCAAATGAATTATTGCTGTAAGGAATCCCATCTACCACTATCAAAGCTTGATTATCTCCTTGCACTGTCGAATATCCTCTTAAAATAACACTTGAAGATCCAGTAGAGCCTCCAGTTGAGCTATTAATTACCATTCCCGGTACTTTTCCTTTCAATGAACTAAAGACATTGTTATCTACTGAACTGGCGATTTCAGAGCCTGACACTTCTGTGATAGCGTATCCCAGCTTCGCTTTTTCTCTTTCAATCCCAATAGCGGTGACTACTACCTCATTCAAGGTAGACAAGTCCTGCTTTAACTTGATTTCAAAATTTGTCCTATTGGAAACCTCCACAGCTTGTTCAGCATACCCAATATATGAAACGATTATCATGCTAGCATTTTCGGTAAGCATTAACTCAAAAGTACCGTCCAAATCAGTTATGGTTCCATTAGTAGTCCCCGCTTCCAATACAGTTGCCCCGATTAGTGGCTCTCCAATCTCGTCATCAAGCACACGACCTGCAATCCTTCTTTCCACACCTTGCGCTTGATCCGCTAAACCATCTCGTCCATTGGAAAACCTCACCGAAATGTTATTTTTTATTTGCTTGAAAGATGCTCCTGTCTGACTTTCTATATCTTTTAATACATCCGTTAGATTAGTTTGGTCAGCTGAAAACGTTAATTTTCTGGACAATTCTCTTTCGTCTTTTTTATATATAAATTTAAATCCTGTTTGAGATTCAATCATTGAAAACACCATCTCCAGCGTTTCCCCTTTTACCTCCATGGTTACTCTTTGCTGATCCAATTCATTATTGCTCGCCAAAGCCGGCATGCAAATCATGACCATCAAAAAACAAAAAGCGGTTGTCGAAAGCATATTCAGCCTTCGAATTGCTTTTAATAAAAATTTTCTCATACTTTTGCAGTGTTTAAATGATTAGTTGTTATTTAGACATTAGTGGCTTGTCCGGCCGGGGTGGTGCTTGACCTGGACTGCCACTTTATTTTTTTATTTAGTCGCATCCATTGCCATTGATTACAATAGTCGCGTCTGATTCATTTGCTTTCACAGAAAACCCTAAAGCAAAACTCATAGTCTCGAGTATATCTGAAAGCTCATCATTCCCATATTCTCCAAAAATTTCACATTCATTGATACTTTTATTCTTTACTTTGATATCCACGTCATATTTCTTTTCCAACATGGCAAAAGCTTTCGATAGTTTCACTCCATCAAACCTTAAAGTATCCATTTTCCAACTCAAGCAAATATCCGAATCAAACTCTATGGGTTCTGAAAGTC
The Aureibacter tunicatorum DNA segment above includes these coding regions:
- a CDS encoding T9SS type A sorting domain-containing protein, with protein sequence MKRTCLLALLCLVFCVSKSKAQTLDLPPKPVANTFRVDFAWFGYPLNQVTIPSSHNTFSADRDGFGVAKNHIRGFQDQLSYGMTGIELDYHKPLFGSKIIIAHYGIGERVPWGWPYKDLEFYLQRISQSLANDPNKYLVVKNQMETRASDVEKVWNKYSDLKNYTYTIQSGYIPTLGEFLASGKRILHTSSINGNYQSHVIRTATSNKRQNVSDVYAYDAIYRGKHQVDFYDLNAFAVSDLIGAGDEEKAKVLNAYDNLLRYSLIAWKLSGKKPWQLVVDFESKGDVYAVATVLNNEYKSYRGEVVYNGSVLSEVAWEFDYEFNQDTLSGNTVTYGRFSFPVGSRDGKVVIKPVSDIYEFEPAEVELDFASASTEVFNLIEAKLKNSAGRKSFANEKLSLQQTVDEALFAEFKLYPNPAENTLNIDMPEFEGNATISIIDLLGRVQATKTIDKNTRSYRLDLKSHSINEGTYLVVCQFGEQKISRKLVVK
- a CDS encoding SusD/RagB family nutrient-binding outer membrane lipoprotein — its product is MKLKNILRIGWIVAASGFMAACEKDFEEFNTNGNALEEVSPVYQLGEVTRDLHQSYGQGFNVGSEWQHQWARSYGDTRGYIYDEGQSKTWNESYSAYRDIVDLIEKVKPEGDESSPFIYSVALIAKIFHFHMLTDMYGDVPYSEAGMAVSGLVQASYDSQEEIYNDLFRMLDEAINILEGVENYAGIEEIDRLYDGQADAWLRFANSLRLRMGMRVRYVDASLSASEIGKALSSNLIENNDQNALIYEFESALFQKEKENMMHPSIRMVEFLENDPRYDLFFEPLVDTALVVGYENGLVITQGEFSRIGQGIAVQDRPNRVMGASEVSFLMAEAYLSGNGVSADAQKANDAYKAGIRMSMEFWGVDSVSIARYMADSFMPLEGTEEEKLEMIIMQKWVDLIDNGVETYAEGRRTGYPVIEQRQDASVYLLGETNGVMPRKCKYPESETLYNTENFKEKSSQHDFLVKVWWDKK
- a CDS encoding SusC/RagA family TonB-linked outer membrane protein, producing the protein MRKFLLKAIRRLNMLSTTAFCFLMVMICMPALASNNELDQQRVTMEVKGETLEMVFSMIESQTGFKFIYKKDERELSRKLTFSADQTNLTDVLKDIESQTGASFKQIKNNISVRFSNGRDGLADQAQGVERRIAGRVLDDEIGEPLIGATVLEAGTTNGTITDLDGTFELMLTENASMIIVSYIGYAEQAVEVSNRTNFEIKLKQDLSTLNEVVVTAIGIEREKAKLGYAITEVSGSEIASSVDNNVFSSLKGKVPGMVINSSTGGSTGSSSVILRGYSTVQGDNQALIVVDGIPYSNNSFGQGSSGNGIDLGSGIGDLNPEDIESVTVLKGANASALYGSRAINGAVVITTKKGTKKKGLGVQISSSMVIREIAFTPDLQNEYGQGGSAKTLGEFDGVDDDGTPYLPKNNDKSWGAKFEGQDVRVKWIREEPIRKYEAQPDNYKNFFQTGVNFINNVSITGATDKASVRMNVLANNLKDIVPTSKQDKYGLSLRATQEIAGIFDLDAKLAYTTSSTHNRLTLGNQRGAYSGLVTGPRSFYLEDLKRYRYPVTGVAYNEHKTFGDNMPVAWSTSTGSSAGNPYWELYENPNDDKQDRLNGMVKLSAQILPGLRAFGRIGWDNSYMEARKVAEKYSRYYRFDGQMTSSSGIRTELNTDFLISYDKEFGSDFSMSVNAGGNRRKEKTTYKELHGTHFTVVDFNSFNNIEQKYQHESEVERAVNSVYGMLAFSYKNIANLDATLRSDWTSTLPSGNNSFLYPSVSGSFVFSEAFDWRGNILSFGKLRASYAEVGNDTQPYMTKRFYNFNNDELGRAHASLPSNVWNEELKPERNKSVELGLDMGLINDRVSLDLTWYQSNVVNQILPSSPLAISSGYSSWAINAGEIQNTGVELGLSVIPVRLDKFQWRAIFNYAQNNSKVVEFNEDTDQIVLGTGRGVTVLAKKDKPFGAIYGRAFLRNEAGVVIVDENGYPMYEEEDQIIGNVMPDFTGSLANEFSYGNWRLSALVDMSFGGEITSWSETWMNLRGTTSKTLEGRDAWIEARENGNIHEEHLYSTEGGYGAWVGNSVYEDGTPNAGENAKYLNPFMYWDEMKKDKAGESTLVDASYVKLREVSLTYDLTSIANKVGLSLQGASLSFTGRNLFLLYSESDLFDPDSYRFSTSTNSLGVESGAWPSTRSYAFTFKASF